In Terriglobia bacterium, a single window of DNA contains:
- a CDS encoding LuxR C-terminal-related transcriptional regulator, translating into MGNSSVVEELSRRERQIVLLVAKGWTNGQVAAYLNLSEQTVKNHLRNIYKKLRVRNRVQLVRLVLSAA; encoded by the coding sequence ATGGGCAATAGTTCTGTCGTGGAAGAGCTGAGCCGACGTGAGCGGCAGATCGTTTTACTGGTTGCCAAAGGCTGGACAAACGGCCAAGTAGCTGCGTATCTCAATCTTTCTGAACAGACGGTCAAGAATCACCTGCGAAACATCTACAAGAAGCTCCGCGTCCGCAACCGCGTCCAGCTTGTCAGACTAGTCCTCTCCGCCGCCTGA